In the genome of Chrysoperla carnea chromosome 5, inChrCarn1.1, whole genome shotgun sequence, the window GATCTCCATTCAATTTCCTCATCCGATTGGGCTTCGTTGTTATATTTTGCAAGGTTGATTGGCGACCTACTTGGTTAGTTGAAtcagtttgaattttttgggattttgttatgttatcaaatgaaacatttgtaattggtattgttttatttacaggAATCCTTTTTTGAATTGAAGGCGGTACAACTTTCATAGGATTCATTGTGGTGTTagtttttaacgattttaatGAAGGTGGTACAACATTCATAGAAGGATTCATTGTGGTGTTAgtatttaacgatttttttgaaggcgGTACAACTTTCATAGGATTCATTGTGGTGTTggtttttaacgatttttttgaaggcgGTAAAATCTTTATGCTTGTATATGAAGATATTTGATCCACTTTATTTGAAGAGAGTGGCATTTGATCCATAATAGGTAATTCCGTAAAAAGAGACGCATTAACATATTTTACTGATGCTCCAGTAACACCCAAAGAAGAAAGGGAAATTTGATCTCCATTCAATTTCCTCATCCGATTGCTCTGGTTTGTTATAGTTTGCAAGCTTAATTGAAGACCTACTTGGTTAGTTGGACCAGCttgtattttttgagattttgttATGTTACGAAATGAAACATTTATAATTggtattgttttatttacaggAGTTCTTTTTTGGATAGTTTTGAAAGCATCATAAAATCTTTTGGTTGACGTCCAAAAAGGCCGTCTTGTACTGgttctatatttattattcatgaaCGATTCAGGAACATATTTAGagtttctaatttttcttaaatttgaaatGCTGTCATTTGTCCTCTTATTATAGAATTGATCCCCATCACTTTCAGGTTTGCGGAAAGGTCTTTGCACATTAATTGAAGATGTTGATGTAAGAATTAATAAAACGACCAAAAATTGCCataccattttttgttcgcaTTCATCAGTactatattattacttgatatttttataatgaaaactaattcgaaataagtaaataattttttgagtatAATCATGAAACTTCAATAGAAGTACATGcctacttaaatatttattatatgtacacttcatttcaaaataattgaaccaaaaatcaaataaaattaacaatttgatGTGGTTTATGGCACAGAGAACTCTTGTtctaggtgctagggacccaCTTGCGTTACcccttttttgtctttttattattattatgcgtTGTTTTACTCCACCAATACAACtactatttagaaaattatactGTCTCTCTTTCTAAGATATTTCGTTATGGCGAACTCccatagaaataaattaaaatctgagaaccctatataatataaatccaTTGTCAGTATATGAACTCAAATTTTaggtttgaaatttatattaaatgaatgtGGTTTTGCAATGCTTGCTAGAGATggtggtataataatatattctatcAAATTGTATTAAACAATTCTATATTATCATCGCTCTCGTATTCAATAATCAATCATCATTCGAAGTTAAGATAAACACGAAACGTTATTAATATATTGTTACACTTCAactgtattataaatttacaataatgtCGATCTGTTTTGACTATTCTGTCATTCATATCTTCATGAATttcaacaaaagttaaaattacaatacgcttttgtaataaatatttgtagctACAAAACAATATACGATTTATTATGTCcggtttgtttcttttttgtgtCAGGAGGTGGATAATCGCACTGAAACCTTTTTCCATCGGATAAGAAGATGGAAAAGCAATTAAATACTTTCTGGCGATATTTCATATAATGTTCGAATAGCTGATTCCCGTTTCTAAAGTGTCCCAATGACTTCATAGGGGGCATCTAAATGTTGAACGTATTAAGTTAAAACGTCATCTTCCTGATAGTTTATCTGTGACAAATTAGGATACTGGAAAAGTTCGTTGAGAAATCGTCGCAGGTCTGTTTGTTACGTTTTGAGGTAAAAACGAGGCAAAAAACTATCGATATGTGTGTGAGTAATTTAATTCATGAAAAGTGAAGCCTGCCTAAAGGAGATCGACTATCGTAGACCTACGTTTACATCTCACAGACCCTCAATTCCTTTTTCGCTCACAGTAGATCATCATGGGATCCATTTGGGCCACTTTGGGAATCACTGTTTTAGTTGATTAGACGGGCTGTAATCTTGTCAACCAAGACgcacctttttttttaacaaaatgatcTGAGAGtaaattctaatattaaatttatgttatacaactttgcttattataaaaagttcaattttcCTAATATTAGTCGAGAATTtctttgaattataatttacgAAGCCCTAACTCGCTAAGGTAATGgtcttaaaactttttcttctaCGAAAATATTCATACACGTTTCATTTAATAGTGTCATAGGAATTTTCAGCGGatcgcaaaatttttaattgtatagcaagcttaaaattgatattcaaacaaaaaggtcatcaaatttaaaactagCTTTTAACATAATTGGTAAaagctagttttaaataaagatgGTAAGTGTGATAGTTTGGAATCAAATTTTGTGTTCAAAATACTTAAGAAATAGTTGAAACAAAACTTTATGTAACTAAGATCTTTCTATGTGTGTCGATATGACTACTTACTTAATCATTTAGAAATTTGCTAGTCAAATAGTTATCAAATATATGAactcaatttgaaatattaattaatttgaaaacacaGAATATCCTGTTTAATGCAGACGAAGTGCAACTGTAGGTATATTGATTATGAAAAGTAGGTACGTTGGCATTTTCCCATAAAacggataattttaaaattaataaactaataaattaatttttttaaataaactaatccTATTCGTTTCAATTGtttctaattaaatattatcaaattaataaagtaCACAGTAAGCAAAAAATccgtttcttattaaaaaagttagaaacttttttatttatgaatatttttgtttgaattttaatatgttcCAGGCATAAAACTTGGTATAATATCCACTCAACGTGCATGCATGAAAATTTATAGAGTAGGACCTCGATGCACACGTGTGGATATacgtatttcaaaacaaatgacTGAAAACATGCAGTttgctatgaaaatttttgcagtATTTTCCAATGTTAAAAAACACTCCAATACttttattggaatatttttcCAGATTGGACATGAATTTCCTAAAGTtaacctgaaacaaaaaaatacttaaagttattaactttgtaaatcgGAAAAGGATTtttgacccatcttgtaaaataAGTTactaaatagataataatttgctttgttaaatacttttattttactttagtaatgtaaataacatacaaaaaggttattaataattaattcaaggtattaataataattaatatttaattaatttctttgaaactttctatttattatgaatatttattgaattatttactattataaatatttatgactatttttaacAGTGTGGCGTTTAgcaacatataaatatttggtATTCGCTCCTGCTTATACGGGATTGGAGCAAAGGTTTAGTCAGTGCTGTAACTGTAAAATAAACCAAAGGTATACGGTACTCTTATATTCTCACtctgcatgagttttatttcagaagtttccatggtaatgacGCAACTACCTTACATGTTAATCATCGCCTTAAAGATTCTCTGCCAAAAAGCCTGTGAATTACCAATATCAAAACAAACATTGATGAAATTTATTAGTGCTCTATTTTTTGACTACGGGACACTTAAAATTGTAAGCAAAGGTGCAAAATATGAATTACATTGATTCAAATTGTAAACTAGCCATCGAATATCCTGTTACGCaactaattacactaaaaaGTATCCGATAATCAATTTCAAAGAAGCCTCCTGCATAGAACTTTAATGGTATGTGATTTGAATATGTTGCAAAGTATTTTAAATCTGTAACAATGTCTTCTGGTAATAAAtcacttgttattaaaattttgttaatttcttttttaatatcgttGGCTGCATTTGATGTGTGATAACAATAACCGCCAATGACCATCATATAAGCCTGTAACCAAAATTTCATTTACCTCTTGCAACACTTTGTAAAGACGACACTTAGCGAAAAATTAATAAGCCTCACTTACAATGTAGAGTAATCCCCAATTCAATTCAGCAAACAAAATCAATGTATGTCTCAAATCTAAAGTGCTGAATACAATCGTTCCAAGAACGGTATAAATTTCAGCAGTTGatgcaaatattaaataattaaacacaatTATTATGCCATAACCATAAgtatcaataaatattgatCCACATTCTCGAAGcataaaatgaatttgattcagtttttttactgaaaaaaaaaacaacaaatggtTGATAAAAGAAGTTTGGCATAAAAATGTTGGGctaaatggttttatttaaatactagcTGATACTCGAAACTTTTCCCTGcgaattcaaaagaaattttcggACACATTCTGGTGGGTCATTTTCGCCTGCCTCGTATTAGGCTGAAAAGTATTTCAGTGGTGACTAGAATGGGGAGGAAATTTTCGAGTTAATCGTTtggttttgttttgaaaaatgcgttttccattttttgggactttaataattcttatttgGACTAGCGCAGGCCTCaggtcaatattttttattggtttcatcATATTCACTTTCATAGTTTCGATTAGCATACGGTAATAAATGCATGGCCTTTATTATAATGCTGATATGGTATAGGGATAAATACTCAAAAAGTATCTGATAATACTCTATATAATATTGCCGAAAGATCCATAGCTTTGgcattatttacaatactgtattgtAAATTAGGCCATAGCTATGGATTTTACGAAAGTATACCATACCGGCATTGTAaaaaacgccatgcatttcttaccgtgcagAAACTTCTTAAACGCAAAACGGAGTTCCGATATTTGGTTCTAACCTTCTAATATTCACTGTACATGTAAGTACAAATTTCCcctcattttaaaacttataattacCTACTTTTTAGCCTCCCCGGTAGAAGCCCCTATCAAGGAAGATGTGAGAAAAATGGGCAAACTGTCTTGATGTAAACTTTGATTTACAAACGATGTATGCGTTGTGCAACATCTCAAAACGTAACGCATACAGTGTCTCACTTTTAGTGAGACAACTATCATTGTATTTTGGAGCAGAGGTCGTATTAATAAGCAATTTTTTGTCGCAAATCGACTACTCGAGAAGACGTATCAGACGGTTTATCTGTAACTATTATTTCATGGCTACTAGTGATTCAAATTACGTTCCAAAAATTAGGAAATTATGAAATTGCATATTTGAGTATAtgagatttgaaaaaatattggtcTGATTTCGAATGATCATCATACCTATCACATGGCTTACTTTACCTGTAAAAGAATGAAAACTATTTTCCACatgataattttgaatttcatttacaaaacgTAAATGGAACCatattatttttggtaatattgctttaatataattaaaacgatcccataataatgataaatatattacCATTTGTAATCCATAAAtacccaaaaaatattttaaaatattatcaaaaatatagtattttgtattttgataaccagtatatactatatatattacaaaaaaatatataaattggcttaaaaatatcaaatgaaataaaataatataaaattcacttttacgtttaaattttaaaaatcgattatcaaattgtaataattgtcgatcaataacattaatttgatgtaacatatttgaaatgttttgcatttttttatgatttaatacataaattatgataaatattgtaatataaattgcTGTTGTTGCAcctaaatcaaataaattcaaaataagatGATAGGTACGAGTTACACCAATCCAAATTGTCCATCCATATGCAATTGTTAATATTAGTAACAGTAAATAACTGTAAATTTGTAATTGtcgatttattattgttattgaattattagaatatttttggAATGAAAAACCACGCAAGGCCCATATATTGGTTATATTGTGTAATAGATttagcatttttaaaatattgtattctgaGTTTTGCTTCATATTGTTTGCCATATTGCATGcgttatctttattattttattcttagcCAATGTCGAATCGTACACAGTTAGTTTTCCGGGCTAATGCTATGTACTAATTAATTTATGGGATGCCAAGTGATATACcattaatgatttaataaatatattttttataaaattgatttattttttattgaggaGAGAAAtagtttaacaaaattatttatatagaaaaaatacagTAAATCTACTCTGCTGGAATTTAACATACCTTTCTACGAGTAAGTTAAGTCCCCtgtttttggttcgggggttaaaaatgtattaacagCGCTGCACTGGATAGTTAAACTGCATATTATAAGcacaaatacaataaataattaaactgttCCTCGATTCGACTACTTgtacaaattaaatttgttaggAGCCTATACCACTCTTAGActctcaaaaatatatatatgcgcACAAAAACTCATGTGGATTTGTTGCTTCGTTTTGATGTGAAAAAGACAAGCAAATCcgcaaataaacaaaaacttgtaaaatttaaaatattatatataggtaGATTTGTAGTTTTAGTGATAGAATATtgaatgtaaaacattttggtGGCAGTAACAAGTTTTACTGTGTAAAACCAATAAcgatattattaataagtttaaCGATTTAACGACGTAACTCATttgatgaatattatattaattggaATATGATAACTGATAttggaatttaaattatttatcggCAACAAAAGAAAGCAGTGTCAGTATCGTATTTCGTAACTGATTCTTGTGTGAATATGCTGAATATTCtgctttaaattcaaaaatatgacTATTGATAACTGAAAGTTTCAACCCACCAACTAACGATCATAATTCTTActgattaaaacaaataatgggTCCGATAAGTGGGTCCAATTTAAACTACCAGATAGAAATACTTGTTCTTCCTATTTATAAAggccaatcaaaatattcaaagtaAAATCAGATAAATCTCGCCAACTGGTTTAAgtaagtttaagaaaataatctTTACTCTCTATTATTTTAGTTCAATTTATTAAACTGACTTCGAAAAATCGTTAACTAATATTTGACTACACATGtgcattgaaattataaattgttagaATAATCTTTTTTGTCGAaccttaacaaaattaatcacaaCAACAAATTCACCCCATAAATTCGATTGAGGTCAAGTCAATTCGAAAAGTAgcgtttttcatattttatgggACGACGTAGAAAATTTAGGTGAGTAAAAAAGGAATACAAGGAATTTACTAGGGATGACTTCCGAGAGAGTATATTTTTAGAGTTATCCAAAGAtctattatacaaattaaaaccaaaagattgaaaaatatgaccctaATTTAGTAGAtagttaatttgaataaaatttgactgAAAAAGAGCAAACGTGCATGTTTTTAGATCCAATATGTACAATTTAgaccaaaaattgaaatatcccAGTTCAGAAAGGATTCAGTGACATTATGTTGTGAGAATCGATGATTAATTTTCCTGAatcgataattaattaattaatttaaattagattaaacaagttttctttatattatacttttaattgtaatttcaattttaattttaatcttaattaataGCAATGaactttgaataattattattcattgaaaaataataaaaacaattccgTAAGACAAACATTGTTgagtaatgaaaaataatacattctatTATACCTATTGAGAAAACCAGTTCATATTGTTTAATTCATAAGATattactagctcgacccgtaaGGAACTCAGCAGTGCGGTGCTCGTTGCTAACACAGTGATAAATATCAACacagtaatttactttatttttatttataggcaattttattacagatatgatatgcAAATTACATAACGAAcgaaattaaatgataatattatttctctagtctgATTGTTCTAAATGGttcatttttagaccgtgagtctatttttaGTCGAGTAAATCATATAATTTGATAATGGAACAAGAAAGATATCGCGAGGACAAGAAAAAACAGACtagtgaaataatatataagatttaccAAGTAATATATTGGATATTAATAAGAAGGTAAATCTAATTCATTATGATGCTGTATCGTTGTGTCAACATAAatgaatttacttattttaaataaaaaataacactaGTTTAATACGATTTTTTACATTACTTCCATAATTATGTGTCCTATTATAATCAGGTTTTACAGTTTCGAGTTTCATTAACCTACAGTCTTCCTAATTCTTTCAAAagtgtaatttttcatttatttcaacatTAAAATCTGTCGTACGTTTTTGAAACAAAGTTCTTTATCGCACGTTAAACTTTTGGTGGCCTGTATTTGtttcttcaaaactttttaaataaataagtaacaaTTTTGTTACtattgcataatttattttggaacgatcattttttattttattactttcaaacattattaattttttacggGTTAAAGGACGCCGTACTTTAAACAAGCAGATATAGGAAAAACTAAATAGGTAGGCACGACTGTTGACATGCAAGatctaattgaaaatatactgGAAAAGATTAagcaataaaattacaattattcatAAGTCTCTGTTTGAATAAAAAGGTGAGGATTCTAAGTTtggtttcaatttttatcacaccttatcaataaatttagtgTTAAGTATCTATcctgttataaataattaaaactcgCACCTCCCCAGATGCAATAATCTTTTCGGTGCCCGAGTCGATGTTCTTCCATAAATAATACCATCTGAACCGGGAGTGCATGGGGTGCGTGGTAACGAGACGATCGCCTTGAGCACATGTCTTGCGTAATCTTggaattcaattattattttattccaaCTATTTAATGTCCGTGTTTCCTAATGTTTCAACATCTTTACGAATATAGGTATTTAACACTTCCTGTGACAGAAGCAGAAGACGAaagacatttttcaaaattgaaactaataaaaaactgttaacGATCAACCATGATCCAAAATATGAATCGAAAgtagtttttgtttactttaaattcaaaaaaattgaatttcatttaaaaaaaaaaaaaaaaaaacggaacataaaattaaatttggattcaattttttattgtcaagGAGGGCGACGACTGATTTTTGCACTTCAGTGCCCAAGATACATTTAACACGACCCCGGCCATAAGTTGTCATTATCCAGAACTTCCTTATGTAAGCTATCAAAAGATGGCTCGTATAATTGGCTCAACTATTCATAGATAATCCTTATAATTTGATGTAATCCCTACTCGGCGGAAACAAAAACCTTTGGAAAAGTTTCTAAAAGAAGTAAGTAAATGGGtctgaaaatagataaatatatatatttagagtCCTGCTTTAATCATATGGAAGTTGtaagatattcataaaaataagaaataaaaaatttcttttgtgtCTTTGTTAAATGATAAATCTCTgatatgaaaaatcaaaatttttgtatttataattaattggaaaaatcatataaaagCATGAGAAAACGATTGATTGATTATAGTTTTTTCGTACTTCTAATTAACTAATTAGTTAAGTCTAACAATCAAAATGCAATTTACATCAATAATTGTTCCTGTATTGATAATTGGTGTTGTTGCTGTAACAgcacaaaatttatatgataataaatatgatgGCATCGATATTGAAATGGTATTAAGTAACCAACGTCTTTTGGAGAATCATGTTAAGTGTTTAATTAATGAAGGTCCTTGCACTGCTGACAGTGAATTGTTAAAACGTGAGTAACAacaattttagtatttaatattcattCTTTTTCGCTGCAATAAagtagcaaaatttttttgctcttAAACTTTGACAcccataattttaacataataatagaAGAACGTTTGCTACAAATATTCGTAACTCAATTTCCTACAAGATATGTTATATCACATTAGAAGATGGCtaaactgtaattttttcaGGTGTCTTACCAGAAGCTTTGGAAAATAAATGTACTAAATGTACAGAAATTCAACTTGAAAaggcaaaaaaagttattcgttATTTGGCAAAAGAAAAACCAGAATACTGGGAAAAACTTAAGAAAGTATATGATCCAGAAGGTAAATACGCATCAAAATATGGTGATTTATTAAAAGAGATCTTAGCTTA includes:
- the LOC123300779 gene encoding putative odorant-binding protein A10; the encoded protein is MQFTSIIVPVLIIGVVAVTAQNLYDNKYDGIDIEMVLSNQRLLENHVKCLINEGPCTADSELLKRVLPEALENKCTKCTEIQLEKAKKVIRYLAKEKPEYWEKLKKVYDPEGKYASKYGDLLKEILA